The Manihot esculenta cultivar AM560-2 chromosome 11, M.esculenta_v8, whole genome shotgun sequence genome includes a region encoding these proteins:
- the LOC110626183 gene encoding eIF-2-alpha kinase GCN2 isoform X5 translates to MGHSSKKKKKGGGTGRRSKGRTPSKDLASSSGDDNELLAEEITALCAIFQEDCKIVSESPPQILIKLRPYSKDMGYEDLDVSALLSVRCIPGYPYKCPKLQITPEKGLTKSDVDNLLSLLHDQANSNAREGRVMIFNLVEAAQEFLSEIVPVGPVPESALLSTMDGSDQLFKDIAVSSNKNCSSCEPFVSGFIDLFSGSGESWDWGLAVDDTRAMNSSIKSHSLDGSKVGYEVLEKKLDKATRPLTVQDAKQSPLLFPVAKLGTLEEESEDDNRSISTDSSTSVTEESVGNELESKKEDDFFEEKGPEDDGNSESEPWDLLSSASLDHDQATQTIEKDLVMVHMLRLACASKGGLADALSQITTELCNLGVCSVSLGDKEIKSILVLPAFQCYALLNLNDFVQVSSKISQFWKPTSDLGGTNMSLSNSRYLSDFEELQPLGHGGFGHVVLCKNKLDGRQYAVKKIRLKDKSLPVNDRILREVATLSRLQHQHVVRYYQAWFETGVAGSFGDTTWGSTTATSSTFSYRGANSADVGQDNKLESTYLYIQMEYCPRTLRQVFESYNHFDQELAWHLFRQIVEGLAHIHGQGIIHRDLTPNNIFFDARNDIKIGDFGLAKFLKLEQLDHDTTLPTDTTGVSLDGTGQVGTYFYTAPEIEQGWPKIDEKADMYSLGVVFFELWHPFGTAMERHIILSDLKQKGVLPPSWVSQFPEQTSLLQRLMSPSPSDRPSATDLLKHAFPPRMESELLDNILRTMKTSEDRTVYDKVVSSIFDEEMLSMKSQHQLSGRLGMGGGDTSSVQYADLDTELRDYIVEATREVFKQHSAKHLEIVSMRLLDDCPQFSRSTVKLLTHGGDLLELCHELRLPFVSWLVANQKSSFKRYEISPVYRRAIGHSPPNRYLQGDFDIVGGVSALMEAEVIKVSMDIVTQFFVPGSCDIHLNHGDILDAIWSWIGIKPEHRQKVAELLSLMGSLRPQSSERKLKWGVIRRQLLQELNLAEAVVNRLQTVGLRFCGAADQAVPRLRGALPADKPTRKALDELSDLIVYLRVWKIEDHVYINALMPPTENYHRDLFFQIYLMKDNNPGSLSEGTLLAVGGRYDYLLRQMWDHKYMTAKCE, encoded by the exons ATGGGGCATAgttcgaagaagaagaagaaaggtggAGGGACTGGGAGGAGGAGCAAAGGAAGGACACCCTCGAAGGATCTTGCTTCTAGTTCTGGTGATGACAATGAACTTCTTGCTGAGGAGATCACTGCCTT aTGTGCAATATTTCAAGAAGACTGCAAGATTGTTTCAGAGTCACCTCCTCAGATACTGATTAAGCTCAG GCCTTACTCAAAGGATATGGGCTATGAGGATCTAGATGTTTCAGCTCTGCTTTCAGTAAG GTGCATACCAGGATATCCTTACAAGTGTCCAAAGTTGCAAATTACTCCTGAGAAGGGTTTGACAAAAAGTGATGTGGATAATCTTCTTTCTCTCCTTCATGACCAG GCGAATTCCAATGCCCGGGAAGGACGAGTCATGATTTTCAATCTGGTAGAGGCTGCTCAAGAGTTTTTGTCTGAAATAGTTCCAGTCGGTCCAGTACCTGAATCT GCTTTACTCTCAACTATGGATGGCAGTGACCAGTTGTTTAAGGACATTGCTGTTTCAAGTAACAAGAATTGCTCTTCATGTGAACCATTTGTTTCTGGTTTCATAGACCTTTTTAGTGGCTCTGGAGAGTCATGGGATTGGGGCCTTGCAGTGGATGATACAAGGGCAATGAATTCTTCAATAAAATCTCATTCATTAGATGGTTCAAAGGTTGGATATGAAGTACTGGAAAAGAAACTtgataaggccacaaggccattgACAGTACAAGATGCAAAGCAAAGTCCACTGCTTTTCCCTGTTGCCAAGTTAGGTACCCTTGAAGAAGAGAGTGAAGATGACAATAGGAGCATATCAACTGATTCAAGTACATCTGTTACAGAGGAATCTGTGGGAAATGAATTGGAAAGCAAGAAAGAG GATGATTTCTTTGAAGAGAAAGGACCAGAAGATGATGGCAATTCTGAAAGTGAGCCTTGGGATTTGCTGTCTTCAGCATCCTTAGATCATGATCAGGCTACCCAAACTATTGAAAAGGATCTAGTAAtg GTTCACATGCTTCGCCTTGCTTGTGCTTCAAAAGGAGGTTTGGCTGATGCTTTATCTCAAATAACCACAGAACTGTGCAACTTAGGTGTATGTTCTGTTTCTCTTGGAGATAAAGAAATTAAGTCTATTCTTGTGTTGCCTGCTTTTCAGTGCTATGCTTTGCTGAATCTGAATGATTTTGTTCAG gTTTCATCCAAAATATCTCAATTTTGGAAACCTACTTCTGATTTAGGGGGGACTAATATGTCTCTCTCAAACTCTCGATATCTGAGTGATTTTGAAGAGCTACAACCACTTG GTCATGGTGGCTTTGGTCATGTTGTACTCTGCAAAAACAAGCTAGATGGAAGACAATATGCAGTGAAGAAAATTCGCCTCAAGGACAAAAGCTTGCCTGTTAATGACCGAATTTTGAG AGAAGTAGCGACACTTTCACGCTTGCAGCATCAGCATGTTGTACGTTACTATCAG GCATGGTTTGAAACAGGAGTTGCCGGTTCTTTTGGTGACACTACTTGGGGTTCTACTACTGCCACAAGCTCTACATTTAGCTACCGAGGTGCAAACTCAGCTGATGTTGGGCAAGACAATAAACTTGAATCAACATATTTGTATATTCAAATGGAGTATTGCCCCAG GACTCTACGCCAGGTTTTTGAGTCATATAACCACTTTGATCAAGAGTTGGCATGGCATTTGTTTCGACAAATTGTTGAAGGTTTGGCACACATACATGGACAGGGAATCATCCATCGGGACTTAACTCCTAACAATATCTTTTTTGATGCTCGCAATGATATTAAGATTGGCGATTTTGGTCTTG CCAAGTTCTTGAAGTTGGAGCAGTTGGACCATGATACAACCTTACCTACAGACACTACTGGAGTATCGCTTGATGGAACTGGTCAAGTTGGTACCTACTTTTACACTGCACCTGAAATTGAGCAAGGATGGCCAAAGATCGATGAAAAG GCTGACATGTATAGCTTAGGAGTTGTGTTTTTTGAGCTTTGGCACCCTTTCGGCACAGCCATGGAGAGACATATTATTCTATCTGATTTGAAACAAAAAGGAGTGCTTCCTCCCTCGTGGGTTTCTCAATTTCCAGAGCAAACATCTTTGTTGCAACGGTTAATGTCTCCAAGTCCATCTGATCGTCCATCTGCTACTGACCTTTTAAAGCATGCATTTCCTCCAAGAATGGAATCTGAGTTGTTAGACA ATATTCTAAGAACAATGAAAACTTCTGAGGATAGAACCGTGTATGATAAAGTTGTCAGTTCTATCTTTGATGAAGAGATGTTAAGCATGAAAAGCCAGCATCAGCTTTCTGGTCGATTAGGGATGGGTGGAGGTGATACTTCCTCTGTTCAGTATGCAGATTTAGACACTGAACTTCGTGATTATATTGTTGAGGCCACGAGGGAAGTGTTCAAACAGCATTCTGCAAAGCATTTAGAAATAGTATCTATGCGCTTACTAGATGATTGTCCACAGTTTTCTAG GAGCACTGTCAAGCTTTTGACCCATGGAGGAGATTTGCTTGAACTTTGTCATGAGTTGCGTCTGCCTTTTGTTAGTTGGCTTGTTGCAAACCAG AAATCGTCATTCAAACGTTATGAAATATCACCTGTTTATAGGAGAGCAATTGGTCATTCACCACCAAATCGCTATCTACAG GGTGATTTTGACATTGTTGGAGGTGTGTCTGCACTGATGGAAGCAGAGGTTATCAAG GTGTCAATGGACATTGTAACCCAATTCTTTGTCCCAGGTTCCTGTGATATTCATCTAAATCATGGGGACATACTGGATGCTATTTGGTCTTGGATTGGAATCAAACCAGAGCATAGACAGAAAGTAGCAGAG CTTCTGTCATTGATGGGCTCTTTGCGTCCTCAATCCTCGGAAAGGAAGTTGAAATGGGGAGTAATTAGGCGTCAACTTTTGCAG gAACTAAATTTAGCTGAAGCTGTTGTGAATAGGTTGCAGACTGTTGGTTTGAGGTTCTGTGGAGCTGCTGACCAGGCCGTTCCTCGATTAAGGGGAGCCCTCCCAGCTG ATAAACCCACCCGGAAGGCCCTTGATGAGTTGTCAGACCTCATTGTCTATTTGAGGGTTTGGAAGATAGAAGACCATGTTTATATAAATGCGCTAATGCCACCAACTGAGAATTATCACAGAGATTTGTTTTTTCAG